From Rhododendron vialii isolate Sample 1 chromosome 7a, ASM3025357v1:
GAATGACATGCTAAGTTTGATTAACTTATATGATTGTGTAGGTTGGATTGTTTTGgccttaatgatatccaatgtTTGGAAGCTAAATTTTTGACTCATCTGTTGTAATGTACCAATGTATTAACTATATTGGATCTCCTCTAATGGGTTCTGCTTGTCTCATCTGGGCATAAGTTTGATTCACTTTTATGATTGAGAGTCGGGAGTGTTTGGACTACTTTGGCCTTAATGGTTGGTGCGTCGCTACGATTACTGGTTATCAGTTATCGTGCAATAGCTAGGTAATCTAGTTTGGCTTGAAAATGTGGTCATTTTGCTCTGTTCATTGTCCATTGTCCTCGAAGTCTGCAATTATTGGTGATCAGAATTATtaatcatatttatttttttaaatgatagCCATTGTATGGTTTTGTTGGTCCTGTTATTAATCTATCTTTTTTGTTATGTTACACAGAAAACATGGTTGATCTGAGGTGTACTTTGAATATCCGCGTTGGTGGTAAAGTAGTCAGGGGGTCGCAGTCAAAATACTTGAATGGGGTCATTGCAGAAATTAAGGTAGATCCAGATTCCTTCACCTTTTATGAGTTGATGGATAATATTAGGCAGATGGGGTATGGAATAACAGATTTTAATGGAGTAACAGAATACATAACTGTGTTTTATAGACTTCCAATGCATGACACGAACAATGGATTAGTTGAATTGACTTCTCATGATGATATGCTTCAAATGTTTGCAGTGCATTCTGGTAGGAAGTATATGATAATTGATGTATATGTCCATTGTCCTAATGTGGTAGAATCTGACGAGGATTGTGAGGATCAGGTGGAGGTGATATGTAGAGAGACAAATACTACTGTTGACCCTAGCTCCGTAACTGAATTGGGAGGTGACTTAGACTTAGGAGGACACGTAGTGGAACACCTTCATGGAGATGGAGTTGAACACATAGTTCAAGAAAGCTGTGATGAAGAGGAAGTTCAACATATAGTTCAAAAAGGTGTGGATGCAGAAGAAATGGATGACGGTAGTGATTCTGACTGTGAGTGGCAGCCCAATGATGATAGTGAAAGTTCTTGTGGATCTTTTAGTGGGATAGAGGAGTCTTCTGACGAAGAACAAGAGGAGACCATTCCCTTGGTAGGTTTAGGAAATACCTACAACCTTGGGAGTAACGGTGATGAAGATCTTAGTTCTGACAGTGATGATAACAACTTGGGAGAGGACTATGATGAAGATGGGAAACCTATTTTTCTTGAGTTTAAAGAGAGTTACATGAAGAACCCCCAACTAATAGAGGGGATGAAGTTTCCTAATGTGCGGGTGTTTAGGAAATTATTGAGGGAATACCACATAAAGGAGGGGTATACATTCACATTTTTGAAGAATGAGTCTACAAGAGTGACTGTAAAGTGTGCACGTGATTGTGGCTTTAGGCTTCATGCCTCTCCAATGTACAATGAGAAAtcctttcaaattaaaaagatAACGCAAATGCATAAATGTACTAGGATTTACACTAATAATAATGCAACCTCATCGTGGCTTTCCCAAAAGTACATAACCAAGCTGGTTGATGCTCCTGAGACTAAAGTCAAATCAATGAAGAACATAGTTAGGAGAGAGTGGCTGATAAATGTTTCACATACCAAAGTCTATAGAGCAAAGAGAAAGGCACTTGAGCTAATTCAAGGAGATCATAGAAAACAATATTTGAGGTTGTGGGACTACTGTGAGATGGTTAGGATACAGAACCCAAATAGTGTGGCTAAACTGAATGTTGAAAGACCCTTGCCTGGTGAAGGTCCAGTGTTTCAGAGAATGTTCATAGGTTATGATGCACAGGTGAAGGGGTTTGTAGCTGGTTGTAGACCTATAATTGGGCTGGATGCATGTTTCTTAAAAGGCCCATTTGGAGGTCAATTGATGCATGCAACTGCAAAGGATGCCAACAATCAGATGTTTCCTTTAGCTTTTGCTGTTGTTGAGGCTGAAACAAAAGACAGCTGGACTTGGTTCATGGAAAATCTAACCGACATGATAGGGAATCCAGAGCAAAAGGGTTGGTGCTTCATCTCTGATAGGCAGAAGGTATTTGTTACTTAAGTTCTTTACTTATTTAAATGTGTATATTGTTTACAATATGTTTGTTGCTGTTTGTTTATTTcttaagttattttttttttcttttctagggtTTGACAGAAACATTTGCTCAAAAGTACCCTAATGTAGAACATAGGTACTGCATTAGACACATGTACTCAAACTTCAATAAACTGTACAAGGGTAAAGAGTGGAAAGATCTCATGTGGGGGGCTGCATCAGTTTACACAGTGCAGGAGTTTGAGGAGAGGATGAATGAAATTAAAGAGATTGATGAAACTGCATATGAATGGTTGATGAGAGAAGAACCAACAACATGGGCTAGGTGCATGTATAGTACAAGGTCTAAGTGCAATAGAATGGATAATAACACAAGTGAAGCTTTTAATACAGCAATCAAAGATGCAAGAGACCAACCAATTCTGACCATGGTTGAAAGTATTAGAAGATACCTAATGACAAGGTTGCAAACTAGACTTAAGTTGTGTATGGGCTGGAATGGTAATATATGTCCAAGGATTAGTAGGAGAATTGAAAGAACCCAACAACTAATGGGGGAATCTGAGGTTATGTATAGTGGTGGCACCATATTTGAAGTCATTTGTGTACCTAGGATCTATGTGGTGGACATAGGACAGAAAACATGCACTTGCAGGAAATGGGATGTCAGTGGGATACCATGTGCACATGGAATGGCTGCAATCATAACAGATAAAAGAGATCCTGAACATTATGTTGATCAGTGCTTTCATCAAAGTACTTTTGCAAGGACATACAGCTTCACCATTAAACCAATTCCAGACCAAACAATGTGGGTTCGTACAGACTTTGATCCAATCAGCCCTCCTCCTTTTAGGGCAAAGAGTGgtagacccaaaaaaaagaggaggaaggGCCCTGATGAGACAAAAACTACTTCAAGTGGAGTGAGGAAGTATTACACCACCCTAAAGTGTGGACAATGCAAGCAGCCAGGTCACAATGCGAGAACCTGCCCTCACAAGTCAACAAACAGCACTGGTGAACAAGTATGGTcactctgttttttcttttgtcatgatTACATTAATAATTTGTGATTTACAGCACTTTTATTTCATTACAAGTCCTCATTATTTGGCTTTTCATAGGGTGTGATGGTGGTGGGAAGAAGAGGTAGAGGAATTCAAAATGTGGTTGGCAGAGGTAGAGGAGTGATTGGAGGTAGAGGAAGAGGAGTTCAAAATGAGGGTGGCAGAGGAAGAGGATTGATTGGAggtagaggaagaggaagaggagtgACTGGAGGTAGAGGAAGAGGGTTCCCTACTGCTAGTAGAGGTACTGGAAGAGTAAACAATGGTAGTAGAGGTAGCGGTAGAAGTAGAGGTAGAACAATAGGTCCTAACAGTGGAGAAAACACTGATGCAAACATTGGGTTGGTTGTAAAAGGAAGAGGTCCAAATCAGGGTATTCTCATTGGTAAGGAAAGAGCTGCAAATAGTCAAATGGTTCTTGGAAGAGGTGTGAACAATGGGAATGGTAGTAGAGGTGGAGGTAGAGGAAGAAGTGGAACCACTGGTGTACTTCCTGGTGTTGTCATTACAGAAAGAAATCCAAACATTGGAGTGGATCTTGGAACAAATAAAGGTGCAAAGAGTGGGAAGGGTAAAGAGCCAATAGTTGGGAAAGTCAAAATACCAATGACAAGGTTTGGAGGTGCAGAATCTATAGCCCCAAGGGTGGGTCTGCCAATACCACAGGTATAACACTAATCTCATATCCATTGTCTATAGTTTAGTTGATGTGAAAGCAATCCAATATTTGTCAACTCACTTATATTGGGCTGTCAATGTAGGGTTGGAGGAGATCCACAAGGATAGGGAATGCCTTTTTTTGGAATCAGGCAGCAAGTTCATCTGCAGCATCATGTGGCAGTGGTAGTGGAAGTGGCAGTGCCACAATGCCAAACACTCACATTCCAAGGCTAGACTCCCAAGGAGCAACTTCAACACCAAGTACCCAAAGATCTGCCACTTGAATCAACTTTATCTTAGGCTTATGGCTAAACTTTAGTACTGTGTAATGGTTAGTAATGTGTAATAGTTTAAGTGGTACTCAATGGCATTagtactttttgttttgatgactTTATGTAATGGTTTTTTTGTACCAAATGCCACAATGCTAAGAACTCTATTTTGTTAACTGTAATGAATTGTTTTGGTATTGCCTTGGGCTTGACAGTAGTCAATATGTAATCTTTTGATACTTTGTTGACTGGATGTTATACCTAATctatgttttgggttttgatcaaaCATGGTTATACCTGcatatttttgtagtttaaacCCTAATTGGTTCATAAGAGAATGGATTTTAACCTAGCAAATTCGTCCATCTTTGAGACATGTCTCAATTCTGTCAATTAGAGCATGAACTTGACTGAATCTGTCCTGTTCTTAGCGAATTTTTCTCACAGACTTTCCGACCTTGtaattttctaaaagttttacTGGAGATGGATATGCATGTCTAGTTTGTtgggtaaaattttcagaatttatttCGAAGatgggaaaaagttaaaaatcgtGCATCGAATTGCTGCTGTGAAATTCGTATTGCTGACTGCACTGACACAAGTTGGGAAAACAGTCATATCTCCTAGCTCGAGACTCGAAATCACATTCCGCTTGTTTTGCTAGAAACTAGACTcgtagagctttccaacgatgcAACCCATGTGCCTTGGTTATGCCTGAGCAATAACAGATTTGCTGTTGAAGTTGACCTAAAATCTGTCTCTGCACCAGTTTTGGTATTATGATAAGTTATAGTCGCGAGGCCGTAGTAAGGTTACccgaattttgttttttatgaatGACCTGTCGattcgaagaggaagaagtttacttttcaatggttaaaGTGTCATTCTTCAATTCACGTTTATGTTTCAGATATGGTCAGAACCGTACATGTTGGTCATGGATTAAGCCTTATTCTTGGGAATTCTTGTATCAAATCTCATTGAATCATCTTTTGAGCATTGAAGCACGTCATCCATTGTTTTATTGCATTGGTCTCATGTAGTGTCATTCATATTTTAGGATCGGGGGACGAGTCTCCACCTCAAGGTTGAGAAGGAGGCGTTTcgcttttgtcttttgaatCTCTAAGGTGAGTGTGCTATTTCATTTAAGTGCctagctaaaaataaacttatcatttttcTGCAAATGTTGGAAACTTTGACGGTAGTGATATGGATCAAGTTGCTTGAAACATGATTTATTTCAAGCGCATGCCATAGCTGTATTGTTGGttggaattgttttcttcttgatgtacacAAGAAGGGTATAAATTGTCTGTTTGCTGTACACAAACAGGGTATAAATTGTTGGAAGTACCCTGTTCACAGGGTCACGGTACCGTCATAACTCCTGGTTGCGAGGGAAGCAATCCTATGGTTTCTTGAAATATTGTGCTTATTTAATGGTTTGTGAAAAATAACTTGTTTCTTGCTAAATATGGTTAGAAGCATTACTCGATCCATGTTTGCTCGTGTAAATTGTTTTATACTTTTTGCTTGAATGAAGTAGTAACACTCACAATTCTTCCAGGTAACTGAAGTAGAGTtttggtccactactggtctgaCAGGCTGTAGGAGTGGAGATGAGGGGCGACTTGGTGTCCTTCTGGTGTAGGACATTTTGTGATACAAATTTCGGGGAGTTGTAGCCCTTGTGAATGTGAACTCATCTTGTATAGTtctcttgtaaattttattttggaagccgGTTGTAATATACTTAGTTGGCATTGTCTTGCGTTAtggaaagaattttattaagttTGTTGCTTAGCTTTCTTTAAGACAATTTAGGCTAATCCTCCTAGAGCGGGTCGTTTCACGGTCTCATCACTGCCCTCCGTCCACATTCGCATTTTTCATCTCCCTTGTATGCTGAGTAGTTGATATTGGTAGAACTTGAGCTGTTCATGTTGTATGAAATAAAGTGAATTCACTTCAGTGGGTTTAGTTTTCTAAATAAGGGAGGGAAGAGATGAGGCAGACAgatttggtttgaaattttcTGGGTTTaaggtttcaaaattttaggtTGTGGGTTTTTCCAAAAACTGGGCAAGGATGGTGTTTTAGGtctgggtttgggtttggatggTGTCTTGgttatggagagagaaaaagaaaaagaagaaatctgGGTTAAGGGTTTCAAACTGGGTGTTCTTGCTGTTCTAGGTGTTCTTGGTtatggagagaaagagaagtgTTCTTGGTtatggagagaaagagaagaagaagaagaagtgggaAACTGTTCTGGGTTTCGGTGGGTGGTATTATCCACCGGTTTTCATGGTGTGTGGAAGTGGGAGAGGGGGGTGCTGgtggtgggagagagagagagagagagagagagagagagagagcagacctggaaagagaaaaagagaacagACCTGGTACTGGTAGGGTTAGGGGTATAAATACCCCAAAAGTTCATTTCCCGCCTATGGGAAGGGCCTTTTAGGAATAGAATTCATTTCTCATCCAATTCAACATTTATCCGTCCAAAATGTTAGCAAAAGTTAACAGAAATGAGGGGAGGGGGTgctgttgtttgattttgatagtTAAGGGGGTCATGCTGTCGGGTTTTGTACATGAGGGGGTCATGTTGcaaaaaagtgatagtttaaGGGGTGTTTTTGCAATTAAGCCAAAAATAAATAGAGGGGAAAAACATTGAGGAAGAAGTTGTGAATCAGGATGTACGACTGgacaaaaaaatgtaaattgtAATGCAAAATTGTTTGTAAAAACGGAGCCTTAGCCAACAATTTCTGACAGGG
This genomic window contains:
- the LOC131334831 gene encoding uncharacterized protein LOC131334831, which translates into the protein MVDLRCTLNIRVGGKVVRGSQSKYLNGVIAEIKVDPDSFTFYELMDNIRQMGYGITDFNGVTEYITVFYRLPMHDTNNGLVELTSHDDMLQMFAVHSGRKYMIIDVYVHCPNVVESDEDCEDQVEVICRETNTTVDPSSVTELGGDLDLGGHVVEHLHGDGVEHIVQESCDEEEVQHIVQKGVDAEEMDDGSDSDCEWQPNDDSESSCGSFSGIEESSDEEQEETIPLVGLGNTYNLGSNGDEDLSSDSDDNNLGEDYDEDGKPIFLEFKESYMKNPQLIEGMKFPNVRVFRKLLREYHIKEGYTFTFLKNESTRVTVKCARDCGFRLHASPMYNEKSFQIKKITQMHKCTRIYTNNNATSSWLSQKYITKLVDAPETKVKSMKNIVRREWLINVSHTKVYRAKRKALELIQGDHRKQYLRLWDYCEMVRIQNPNSVAKLNVERPLPGEGPVFQRMFIGYDAQVKGFVAGCRPIIGLDACFLKGPFGGQLMHATAKDANNQMFPLAFAVVEAETKDSWTWFMENLTDMIGNPEQKGWCFISDRQKGLTETFAQKYPNVEHRYCIRHMYSNFNKLYKGKEWKDLMWGAASVYTVQEFEERMNEIKEIDETAYEWLMREEPTTWARCMYSTRSKCNRMDNNTSEAFNTAIKDARDQPILTMVESIRRYLMTRLQTRLKLCMGWNGNICPRISRRIERTQQLMGESEVMYSGGTIFEVICVPRIYVVDIGQKTCTCRKWDVSGIPCAHGMAAIITDKRDPEHYVDQCFHQSTFARTYSFTIKPIPDQTMWVRTDFDPISPPPFRAKSGRPKKKRRKGPDETKTTSSGVRKYYTTLKCGQCKQPGHNARTCPHKSTNSTGEQVWSLCFFFCHDYINNL
- the LOC131332622 gene encoding uncharacterized protein LOC131332622 — protein: MVLGRGVNNGNGSRGGGRGRSGTTGVLPGVVITERNPNIGVDLGTNKGAKSGKGKEPIVGKVKIPMTRFGGAESIAPRVGLPIPQGWRRSTRIGNAFFWNQAASSSAASCGSGSGSGSATMPNTHIPRLDSQGATSTPSTQRSAT